One Bacteroidota bacterium DNA window includes the following coding sequences:
- a CDS encoding FlgD immunoglobulin-like domain containing protein, producing MKNFFKLFTILLAVGLALSTTAWGQLITFDNFNYTDNSLLTDNGWTAHSGSGTNPVTVGASNGLTYSGYSGLTGVTGAVEGSAARLVNTGEDVSKLFTTVSSGTIYYSFLVNVTTGTAGYFLHLGNSATSFAARIYVKPSVTSGKINFGISNTSTASYSATPTDFNTSTTYLIIVKYDVSTTGSASLWVKASGVPATELDAGTQEHTTSGTGQATIERICLRQYDANQRIVVDGIRVGPSWATVFPATGVNQPPSITGVSRVTFVPAIGGTNNIQAIISDDGVITSAKLAVRVNGGNYDSSFTMSVLSGSTYQAVIPASKHVVTGDLVEYFVTAIDDSGAYTSTATSLQGYFIGDAPISSIKSKTLTSVTGYGARINGTLNIAANIFSNGSSYIQDATGGMRIFMTGMSSTLQAGRNAKVEGTVAARFNAFQLTTPNFTFVDTTLGTSTITPATITLPLTQSASNANEGRVVKVIGMSTDSTGTFAAGKTYIYREADNDTISVYIESNGTANTIVGRTIPTTPIDAVGVLAYYNTFLEIKPRSAEDFGLSGADGSGTATITPTSRLINLTAVAETLTVTGNGIHTLEGVSFQIPSTWTWTNTSSYALEGTGFSGATPAVTGDGSVENPYIITITGAAVTNINTGTIRIFNLNTPASSGLTTFTSKTRASGGTLTTIASSPTVNVTTLTFEAAVSGNWSNPATWSGVIVPGASDNVTMTTLNVTVTIDIPNAACNNLTMTGSGSAINSGPLLQFEGTGVRQLTVNGNFTLSGGSGGGGGTDRGGRPKLDANNNPDATLVFMKNVSTSSSNTTTNANGGLNMNEGTVKLLGASSDSLKNGAGLRLGNLIIGDGINPKTFVSVPSTSSRVAVRSITVKSNSSMILGNPASNITNTFGNFTETGVAMLSGGVTVESGASLTIGNATTPGQSAFINIKSGGLTNNGTLNLKSQDGSRKYNVAFGGLTADTSAVKQTVAGSATGIFANITVGRTDTQLDTLLITRSMNVDTMSVWDMIDESAGNAIVGLVRTTRTVAQGVNNNFGGIGIEINAAGAEPGSTVVERVTGVAQTGNGKNSILRYFNITPTLNTGLNAAFVFKYDNTELSGQDANTLQLFKSDDAGLSWAERGGVVNTTNRTVSLAGVNDLSRWTAADASNNIGGAFGVDVAFGWNMVSVPLTVADYSKAVLFPTATSSAFAYEGSYVNKIILENAVGYWLKFPSAQRVPMSGSPRTIDSVSVLAGWNMIGSLTLPFATNKITPSIGVVINSPYYGYNNGYQIATTIEPGKAYWVKVTTGGKLYLNLPPALGKEISETSYNLDVLNSITITDAVGSLQTLYFGSKNDANFPVEYFELPPQSPSGIFDVRFKSQRSVEIHPAVIEKTESYPVTISSAVYPITISWNMKNANSAVYKLSEIVGSKNGVTLSGSGSVKISDENVKSIQISVGNKELLPQEFSLGQNYPNPFNPSTRFNVALPQNAEVNVDVYDILGRKLASIVSGNLTAGNHLLEWNGQADAGYTVPSGIYFIKMTAKSQENKIVSFVRKATILK from the coding sequence ATGAAAAACTTTTTTAAACTATTCACAATCCTACTCGCAGTGGGCTTGGCACTAAGCACAACAGCGTGGGGACAATTAATTACATTCGATAATTTTAATTATACGGACAATTCACTACTAACCGATAATGGTTGGACAGCACATAGTGGTTCCGGTACAAATCCAGTTACTGTTGGAGCTTCAAACGGTCTGACTTATTCTGGTTATTCAGGTTTAACTGGAGTTACAGGTGCTGTAGAGGGTAGTGCTGCCAGATTAGTGAATACCGGTGAAGATGTTTCAAAATTATTTACAACTGTATCTTCGGGTACAATTTATTACTCTTTTCTTGTTAATGTAACTACCGGAACAGCGGGTTATTTTTTACATCTTGGAAATAGCGCTACCAGCTTTGCGGCAAGAATTTATGTGAAACCATCTGTTACTAGCGGTAAAATAAATTTCGGAATTTCTAATACTAGTACAGCTTCATATTCAGCAACTCCTACAGATTTCAATACATCCACAACTTATCTTATTATAGTAAAATATGATGTATCAACTACTGGTTCTGCAAGTCTTTGGGTAAAAGCTTCTGGAGTTCCAGCAACTGAATTAGACGCAGGTACACAAGAACATACAACTTCTGGTACTGGACAAGCAACTATAGAAAGAATTTGTTTGCGCCAATATGATGCGAACCAAAGAATAGTAGTTGACGGCATAAGAGTTGGTCCATCATGGGCAACAGTATTTCCTGCTACTGGAGTAAATCAACCACCATCAATCACGGGTGTATCCCGTGTTACGTTTGTACCAGCAATTGGCGGAACCAATAACATTCAAGCTATTATCAGTGACGACGGAGTAATAACTTCAGCAAAATTAGCTGTCCGCGTTAATGGCGGTAATTACGATTCATCATTTACAATGTCAGTCCTTTCCGGCTCAACATATCAGGCAGTTATACCAGCGAGTAAGCATGTAGTAACAGGAGATTTAGTTGAATATTTTGTAACTGCAATCGACGATTCGGGGGCATATACTTCTACTGCAACTTCACTACAAGGTTATTTTATCGGCGATGCACCGATTTCATCTATAAAATCGAAGACACTTACATCTGTTACCGGTTATGGTGCAAGAATCAACGGAACGCTTAATATAGCAGCAAATATATTTTCGAACGGTTCGAGCTATATTCAGGATGCAACCGGTGGTATGCGAATTTTTATGACTGGCATGTCTTCTACTCTACAAGCTGGAAGGAATGCAAAAGTCGAAGGTACCGTAGCTGCGCGTTTCAACGCTTTTCAATTAACAACACCAAACTTCACGTTCGTGGATACAACACTCGGTACATCTACAATTACACCGGCAACAATAACACTTCCGTTAACGCAGTCGGCATCTAACGCCAATGAGGGGAGAGTTGTGAAGGTTATTGGTATGAGTACCGACTCAACCGGAACATTCGCAGCCGGCAAAACATATATATATCGTGAAGCTGATAACGATACGATATCTGTCTATATCGAAAGTAATGGTACTGCAAATACTATAGTGGGCAGAACAATTCCAACTACACCAATAGATGCCGTTGGTGTGCTGGCTTACTATAACACATTTTTGGAAATCAAACCACGAAGTGCGGAAGATTTTGGTTTGTCGGGGGCTGATGGCTCTGGTACAGCTACTATTACACCAACTTCACGTTTGATTAATTTAACCGCAGTTGCCGAAACTCTTACAGTAACTGGTAATGGAATACACACACTTGAAGGCGTTAGCTTTCAGATACCATCAACATGGACGTGGACTAATACAAGCTCGTATGCACTAGAGGGCACCGGGTTTAGTGGGGCAACTCCTGCAGTAACGGGCGACGGTTCGGTGGAAAATCCTTACATCATTACAATCACAGGTGCAGCGGTAACAAATATAAATACAGGTACAATCAGAATCTTTAACCTCAATACACCTGCTTCAAGCGGTCTCACAACATTCACGTCTAAAACTCGCGCCTCAGGTGGAACGCTTACTACAATAGCATCGTCGCCGACAGTAAACGTTACTACACTTACATTCGAGGCAGCAGTATCGGGTAATTGGAGTAATCCTGCTACATGGTCTGGAGTAATAGTGCCGGGAGCCAGCGATAACGTTACAATGACAACATTAAACGTTACAGTTACAATCGATATTCCGAATGCAGCTTGCAACAATTTAACAATGACGGGTTCTGGGAGTGCAATAAATTCTGGTCCTCTGCTCCAATTCGAAGGGACTGGTGTCCGACAACTAACGGTTAATGGAAATTTTACACTCTCTGGTGGTTCTGGTGGAGGAGGCGGAACTGATCGTGGTGGACGTCCGAAGTTAGATGCCAATAATAATCCTGATGCCACATTGGTATTCATGAAGAACGTCTCTACATCATCCAGTAATACTACCACCAACGCAAACGGAGGTTTGAATATGAACGAAGGTACCGTGAAATTATTAGGTGCCTCATCAGATTCATTGAAAAATGGAGCTGGATTGCGTTTAGGGAATCTGATAATTGGCGATGGTATAAATCCGAAGACGTTCGTATCAGTGCCCAGCACATCATCTCGTGTGGCAGTTCGTAGCATTACAGTAAAATCGAATAGTTCAATGATTTTAGGCAATCCGGCATCTAACATTACTAACACATTTGGAAACTTTACTGAAACTGGTGTTGCAATGTTGAGTGGTGGTGTAACTGTTGAATCTGGTGCTAGCTTAACTATCGGCAACGCGACTACTCCCGGTCAAAGTGCATTTATAAACATTAAGAGCGGTGGATTAACAAACAACGGAACACTTAACTTAAAGTCTCAGGACGGTTCAAGAAAATACAACGTTGCTTTTGGCGGCTTAACTGCCGATACATCCGCTGTAAAACAAACAGTAGCTGGGTCGGCGACTGGTATCTTTGCCAATATAACTGTTGGCAGAACTGATACTCAATTAGATACACTCCTCATCACACGAAGTATGAACGTTGATACTATGTCGGTTTGGGATATGATAGATGAATCGGCTGGAAATGCAATAGTTGGTTTGGTACGCACTACTCGAACGGTAGCGCAAGGAGTAAACAACAACTTTGGTGGAATTGGTATTGAGATTAATGCTGCTGGTGCAGAGCCCGGTTCAACAGTAGTTGAACGAGTTACAGGTGTTGCTCAAACGGGAAACGGAAAAAATTCTATACTACGATATTTTAATATCACTCCAACGTTGAACACAGGATTAAATGCAGCCTTCGTATTCAAATATGACAACACCGAATTATCAGGTCAAGATGCGAACACATTGCAACTCTTCAAGTCGGATGATGCCGGTTTAAGTTGGGCTGAAAGAGGTGGAGTTGTGAATACAACTAACAGAACAGTTTCGTTGGCTGGCGTTAATGATTTATCACGCTGGACAGCAGCCGATGCGAGCAATAACATTGGCGGCGCATTCGGAGTTGATGTTGCTTTCGGTTGGAATATGGTTTCGGTACCATTAACAGTCGCCGATTATAGTAAAGCAGTTTTATTCCCAACGGCTACATCGAGTGCCTTCGCTTACGAGGGAAGTTATGTAAATAAAATTATTTTAGAAAATGCAGTTGGTTATTGGTTGAAATTTCCATCCGCACAACGTGTTCCTATGTCAGGTAGTCCACGCACAATCGACAGTGTCTCGGTGTTAGCTGGCTGGAATATGATTGGTTCGTTAACGTTACCATTCGCTACCAATAAGATTACGCCGAGTATAGGTGTTGTGATAAATTCTCCGTACTATGGTTACAACAATGGATATCAAATTGCTACTACGATAGAACCTGGAAAAGCATACTGGGTAAAGGTTACTACAGGCGGAAAACTTTACTTAAATCTACCTCCTGCATTAGGAAAAGAAATAAGCGAAACATCATATAATTTGGACGTGTTGAACTCGATTACAATTACCGACGCTGTTGGTTCGTTACAAACTTTATACTTCGGTTCAAAGAATGATGCTAATTTCCCGGTTGAATACTTTGAACTACCACCGCAATCGCCATCGGGTATTTTCGATGTTCGTTTCAAATCGCAACGTTCAGTTGAAATTCACCCGGCAGTCATCGAAAAAACTGAGTCGTACCCTGTTACAATTTCTTCGGCGGTTTATCCAATAACTATAAGTTGGAATATGAAAAATGCAAACTCGGCAGTTTACAAATTATCAGAAATTGTTGGCAGCAAGAATGGAGTAACCCTTTCTGGTTCAGGAAGCGTAAAAATATCTGATGAAAATGTAAAGTCGATACAGATAAGCGTAGGAAATAAAGAATTATTACCTCAGGAATTTTCACTCGGACAAAATTATCCTAACCCATTCAATCCATCAACACGATTTAACGTAGCATTACCACAAAATGCTGAGGTGAATGTGGATGTGTATGATATACTCGGTCGTAAATTAGCGAGCATCGTCTCGGGTAATTTAACCGCCGGAAATCATTTGCTCGAATGGAATGGGCAGGCAGATGCAGGTTATACAGTTCCAAGTGGAATATATTTCATCAAGATGACAGCTAAATCTCAGGAAAATAAAATTGTAAGTTTTGTGAGGAAAGCCACAATTCTAAAGTAG
- a CDS encoding T9SS type A sorting domain-containing protein: MKLPKYFCALLVSILLLSAATVAQWPCSPTECVSISGESNNQWNSQLIEDHSGRIISFWQDRRSGVFENIYLQRLTTTGLKEWQTSGVKVSNASGNQASPSVISDSLGIIVVWHDNRTTNDNNIYAQKFNYSGQPLWTADGITICSATGNQSNPKIVSDNLGGAIIVWQDRRNGTDNNIYAQRINANGLAQWAANGIVVTSASFDQFNPQLVTDGTNGAIVAWHDYRVGTGYIDIYAQRVLSNGSMSWQANGVAVTTANHNQTNLQMIADGFKGAIIVWQDRRTSTADDIYGQRLSPSGTILWTLNGSPIAVSSGFKSFPQLASNYAGGAVVTWQDNRTGTDYNIYAQNLSLYGEELWTKNGIPICSATGHQYYPQIVTDKSGNSIITWQDRRSSSDYDIYAQRVDAYGIINWATNGLIINLAPYDQIEPRILLDNDGGAIISWTDYKGTGYSDISAHRIGTNGKYAGGCFRSFTQDDFIQKAVRLKTSIGVPKPMPTGGNVRDTLFKRGIFPTGIVLGVAKPDSATLFGWIRIQRQWNVKRFLVQAGTARPFDMRGTKYFIRELRNPTPRSYDNHLAGELLTLKLNIAASDNKITPTGLGEIIYYDSLKGNGFNGKTIRKLASFADSALTNWRYYKLMDYTLLDSVLTRINKAFAAPIDTISTSPLVIKSSRGIYASPFLRIAKTSSPLQMLAAQYDESETPEQFHLYQNYPNPFNPTTNIEFDLVDASAVSLIIYNTLGQEVGRLLNNEEIEAGKNVITFEAEGLSSGVYFYKLIVNQTQHQIKKMVLLR; the protein is encoded by the coding sequence ATGAAGCTGCCCAAATATTTTTGTGCTTTGCTCGTATCGATTTTATTATTGAGTGCTGCCACTGTGGCCCAATGGCCCTGCTCTCCGACTGAGTGTGTATCAATTTCTGGTGAATCGAACAACCAGTGGAATTCACAGCTTATCGAAGATCACTCAGGTAGAATAATATCTTTTTGGCAGGACAGGCGTTCAGGTGTGTTTGAAAATATTTATTTGCAACGTTTAACTACCACTGGGTTAAAAGAATGGCAAACAAGCGGAGTGAAAGTTTCCAATGCATCAGGGAATCAAGCAAGTCCATCGGTTATCAGCGACAGTCTTGGAATTATAGTTGTCTGGCACGATAACCGTACGACTAATGATAATAATATCTACGCACAGAAATTTAATTATTCCGGTCAACCTCTTTGGACTGCGGATGGAATAACTATTTGTTCGGCAACGGGCAACCAATCAAATCCAAAAATCGTGAGCGATAATTTAGGCGGAGCGATAATTGTTTGGCAGGACCGACGCAATGGGACCGATAATAATATTTATGCACAAAGGATAAATGCAAACGGACTAGCTCAATGGGCTGCCAACGGTATTGTTGTAACCTCAGCTTCTTTCGATCAATTTAATCCTCAACTTGTAACAGATGGTACTAATGGTGCAATAGTCGCCTGGCACGATTACCGCGTTGGCACTGGTTACATTGATATATATGCTCAACGAGTTCTATCGAATGGCTCAATGTCGTGGCAGGCGAATGGTGTAGCCGTAACAACAGCTAACCACAATCAGACTAATTTGCAAATGATTGCAGATGGTTTCAAAGGTGCTATCATTGTTTGGCAGGACCGCCGTACCAGCACTGCAGACGATATCTACGGTCAACGGCTCAGCCCTTCAGGTACAATTTTATGGACATTGAATGGCTCACCAATCGCTGTTAGTTCTGGTTTCAAGTCTTTCCCACAACTTGCATCCAATTATGCTGGAGGTGCTGTGGTAACCTGGCAAGATAACCGAACAGGTACTGATTACAATATTTATGCTCAGAATTTATCGTTGTATGGCGAAGAGTTATGGACTAAAAACGGAATACCAATATGTAGCGCGACCGGTCATCAATATTATCCGCAGATAGTAACTGATAAAAGTGGTAATAGCATTATTACGTGGCAGGATAGAAGAAGTAGTTCTGATTACGATATCTATGCTCAACGCGTCGATGCGTACGGAATAATAAATTGGGCAACCAACGGATTAATAATAAATTTAGCACCGTACGATCAAATTGAGCCTCGGATTCTTTTGGATAACGATGGTGGTGCGATTATTTCGTGGACTGACTATAAAGGAACAGGTTATTCTGATATTTCCGCCCATCGGATTGGAACGAACGGTAAGTACGCCGGTGGATGTTTCAGGTCGTTTACTCAGGATGATTTTATTCAAAAGGCAGTCAGACTCAAAACCTCGATTGGCGTACCGAAGCCAATGCCGACGGGTGGTAATGTTCGTGATACATTGTTTAAACGGGGAATTTTTCCGACAGGAATCGTATTAGGTGTAGCAAAACCCGATAGCGCCACACTTTTTGGATGGATACGAATTCAACGACAGTGGAATGTAAAAAGATTTTTGGTTCAAGCGGGTACTGCTCGTCCTTTTGATATGCGCGGCACAAAATATTTTATACGTGAATTAAGAAATCCAACTCCTCGTAGTTATGATAATCATCTGGCTGGCGAGCTTCTAACTCTGAAACTAAATATTGCAGCGAGCGATAACAAGATCACTCCTACCGGATTAGGCGAAATTATTTACTATGATTCACTAAAAGGAAACGGCTTTAACGGTAAAACTATACGTAAACTTGCCTCTTTTGCCGATAGCGCTCTTACAAATTGGCGATATTATAAACTTATGGACTATACGCTCCTTGATTCTGTCCTAACGCGTATCAATAAAGCTTTTGCTGCCCCGATTGATACAATTTCAACTTCTCCGTTAGTAATTAAAAGTTCCCGCGGAATTTATGCTTCGCCATTCCTCAGAATTGCAAAAACGAGTTCTCCTTTACAGATGTTGGCTGCTCAGTACGATGAATCTGAAACTCCCGAGCAATTTCACTTATATCAAAATTATCCTAATCCTTTTAATCCTACCACAAATATTGAATTTGATTTAGTAGATGCCTCAGCGGTTTCATTGATTATTTATAATACACTCGGTCAAGAAGTGGGACGCTTATTGAATAACGAAGAAATTGAAGCCGGCAAAAATGTTATTACGTTTGAAGCTGAAGGTTTGTCGAGCGGAGTTTACTTCTATAAATTGATTGTGAATCAGACTCAACATCAGATCAAAAAAATGGTTCTCCTTCGCTAA